The Mastomys coucha isolate ucsf_1 unplaced genomic scaffold, UCSF_Mcou_1 pScaffold13, whole genome shotgun sequence genome has a window encoding:
- the Kif5b gene encoding kinesin-1 heavy chain isoform X2: MADPAECNIKVMCRFRPLNESEVNRGDKYVAKFQGEDTVMIASKPYAFDRVFQSSTSQEQVYNDCAKKIVKDVLEGYNGTIFAYGQTSSGKTHTMEGKLHDPEGMGIIPRIVQDIFNYIYSMDENLEFHIKVSYFEIYLDKIRDLLDVSKTNLSVHEDKNRVPYVKGCTERFVCSPDEVMDTIDEGKSNRHVAVTNMNEHSSRSHSIFLINVKQENTQTEQKLSGKLYLVDLAGSEKVSKTGAEGAVLDEAKNINKSLSALGNVISALAEGSTYVPYRDSKMTRILQDSLGGNCRTTIVICCSPSSYNESETKSTLLFGQRAKTIKNTVCVNVELTAEQWKKKYEKEKEKNKTLRNTIQWLENELNRWRNGETVPVDEQFDKEKANLEAFTADKDIAITSDKPAAAVGMAGSFTDAERRKCEEEIAKLYKQLDDKDEEINQQSQLVEKLKTQMLDQEELLASTRRDQDNMQAELNRLQAENDASKEEVKEVLQALEELAVNYDQKSQEVEDKTKEYELLSDELNQKSATLASIDAELQKLKEMTNHQKKRAAEMMASLLKDLAEIGIAVGNNDVKPEGTGMIDEEFTVARLYISKMKSEVKTMVKRCKQLESTQTESNKKMEENEKELAACQLRISQHEAKIKSLTEYLQNVEQKKRQLEESVDSLGEELVQLRAQEKVHEMEKEHLNKVQTANEVKQAVEQQIQSHRETHQKQISSLRDEVEAKEKLITDLQDQNQKMVLEQERLRVEHERLKATDQEKTRKLHELTVMQDRREQARQDLKGLEETVAKELQTLHNLRKLFVQDLATRVKKSAEVDSDDTGGSAAQKQKISFLENNLEQLTKVHKQLVRDNADLRCELPKLEKRLRATAERVKALESALKEAKENASRDRKRYQQEVDRIKEAVRSKNMARRGHSAQIAKPIRPGQHPAASPTHPGAVRGGGSFVQNNQPVGLRGGGGKQS, from the exons ATGGCGGACCCGGCGGAGTGCAATATCAAAGTGATGTGTCGCTTCAGACCTCTCAACGAATCTGAAGTGAACCGCGGCGACAAGTACGTCGCCAAGTTCCAGGGAGAAGACACGGTGATGATCGCG tcTAAGCCTTATGCCTTTGATCGTGTGTTCCAGTCAAGCACATCTCAAGAGCAAGTATACAACGACTGTGCAAAAAAGATTGTTAAAG ATGTTCTTGAGGGCTATAATGGGACAATATTTGCATACGGACAAACATCATCTGGGAAGACCCACACAATGGAG GGTAAACTTCATGATCCAGAAGGCATGGGAATTATTCCAAGAATAGTgcaagatatttttaattatatttactccATGGATGAAAATTTGGAATTTCATATTAAG gtttcatattttgaaatatatttggaTAAGATAAGGGACCTGTTAGATG tttcaaaaaCTAACCTTTCAGTCCATGAAGACAAAAACCGTGTTCCCTATGTAAAG GGGTGCACAGAACGTTTCGTGTGTAGTCCAGATGAAGTTATGGATACCATAGATGAAGGGAAATCCAACAGACACGTAGCAGTTACAA ATATGAATGAACATAGCTCTAGGAGTCACAGTATATTTCTTATTAATGTAAAACAAGAGAATACACAAACGGAACAGAAACTCAGTGGAAAGCTTTATCTGGTTGATTTAGCTGGCAGTGAAAAG GTTAGTAAAACTGGAGCTGAAGGTGCTGTGCTGGATGAAGCTAAGAACATCAACAAGTCACTCTCTGCACTTGGCAACGTCATCTCCGCTTTGGCAGAGGGCAGT ACCTATGTTCCTTACCGAGATAGTAAAATGACCAGAATTCTTCAAGATTCATTAGGTGGCAACTGTAGAACCACTATTGTCATTTGCTGCTCTCCGTCATCATACAATGAGTCTGAGACAAAGTCAACACTCCTCTTTGGTCAAAG GGCCAAAACAATTAAGAACACGGTCTGTGTCAACGTAGAATTAACTGCAGAGCAGTGGAAGAAGAagtatgagaaagaaaaggagaaaaataagactCTACGGAACACCATTCAGTGGCTAGAAAACGAACTCAACCGTTGGCGTAACG GGGAGACAGTACCTGTTGATGAGCAGTTTGACAAAGAGAAAGCTAATTTGGAAGCCTTCACAGCAGATAAAGATATTGCTATTACGAGTGATAAGCCAGCTGCTGCAGTCGGAATGGCTGGTAGTTTTACAGATGCCGAAAGAAGAAAGTGTGAAGAAGAAATTGCTAAATTGTATAAACAACTTGATGACAAG GATGAAGAGAttaaccaacagagtcaactggTGGAGAAGTTGAAGACACAAATGTTAGATCAGGAAGAG CTTCTGGCATCAACCAGAAGGGATCAAGATAATATGCAAGCTGAACTCAATCGCCTCCAAGCAGAAAATGATGCTTCtaaagaagaagtcaaagaagtTTTACAGGCCTTAGAGGAATTGGCTGTTAATTATGATCAGAAGTCTCAGGAAGTTGAAGATAAAACAAAGGAATATGAATTGCTTAGTGATGAATTGAATCAAAAATCT GCAACGTTAGCAAGTATTGATGCTGAGCTTCAGAAGCTGAAGGAAATGACCAACCACCAGAAGAAACGAGCAGCTGAAATGATGGCATCGTTGTTAAAAGACCTTGCAGAAATAGGAATTGCCGTGGGAAATAATGATGTGAAG CCAGAGGGAACTGGTATGATAGATGAAGAGTTTACTGTTGCCAGGCTCTACATTAGCAAAATGAAATCCGAAGTAAAGACCATGGTGAAACGCTGCAAACAGCTGGAAAGCACACAGACTGAGAGCAACAAAAAGatggaagagaatgagaaggagttaGCAGCATGCCAGCTCCGGATATCCCAA CATGAAGCCAAAATCAAGTCACTGACTGAATACCTTCAAAATGTAGAACAAAAGAAGAGACAGCTGGAGGAATCAGTTGATTCCCTCGGTGAAGAACTAGTCCAACTCCGAGCACAAG AGAAAGTCCATGAAATGGAAAAAGAGCACTTGAACAAGGTTCAGACTGCAAATGAAGTCAAG CAAGCTGTTGAACAGCAGATCCAGAGTCACAGAGAAACCCACcaaaaacaaatcagtagttTGAGAGATGAAGTTGAGGCAAAGGAAAAGCTAATCACTGATCTCCAAGA CCAaaaccagaagatggtgttggagCAGGAGCGGCTAAGGGTGGAGCATGAGAGGCTGAAAGCTACAGACCAAGAGAAGACCAGGAAGCTGCATGAGCTCAC GGTTATGCAAGACAGACGAGAACAAGCAAGGCAAGACTTGAAGGGTTTGGAGGAGACCGTG GCAAAAGAACTTCAGACTTTACACAACCTGCGCAAGCTCTTTGTTCAGGACTTGGCTACCAGGGTGAAAAAG AGCGCTGAGGTGGACTCTGACGACACTGGCGGCAGTGCTGCGCAGAAGCAGAAAATCTCCTTCCTTGAAAACAATCTCGAACAGCTCACCAAAGTGCACAAACAG TTGGTTCGTGATAATGCAGATCTGCGCTGTGAGCTTCCTAAGTTAGAGAAACGGCTTAGAGCTACTGCAGAGAGAGTGAAGGCTCTGGAGTCGGCCctgaaggaagccaaagagaatgCATCTCGAGACCGAAAACGCTATCAGCAAGAAGTAGACCGGATAAAGGAAGCAGTCAGGTCAAAGAATATGGCCAGAAGGGGACATTCTGCACAGATTG CAAAACCAATCCGTCCTGGACAGCATCCAGCAGCCTCTCCAACTCACCCAGGTGCAGTTCGTGGAGGAGGCTCATTTGTTCAGAACAACCAGCCAGTGGGGCTTCGAGGTGGCGGAGGCAAGCAGTCGTAA
- the Kif5b gene encoding kinesin-1 heavy chain isoform X1, translating into MADPAECNIKVMCRFRPLNESEVNRGDKYVAKFQGEDTVMIASKPYAFDRVFQSSTSQEQVYNDCAKKIVKDVLEGYNGTIFAYGQTSSGKTHTMEGKLHDPEGMGIIPRIVQDIFNYIYSMDENLEFHIKVSYFEIYLDKIRDLLDVSKTNLSVHEDKNRVPYVKGCTERFVCSPDEVMDTIDEGKSNRHVAVTNMNEHSSRSHSIFLINVKQENTQTEQKLSGKLYLVDLAGSEKVSKTGAEGAVLDEAKNINKSLSALGNVISALAEGSTYVPYRDSKMTRILQDSLGGNCRTTIVICCSPSSYNESETKSTLLFGQRAKTIKNTVCVNVELTAEQWKKKYEKEKEKNKTLRNTIQWLENELNRWRNGETVPVDEQFDKEKANLEAFTADKDIAITSDKPAAAVGMAGSFTDAERRKCEEEIAKLYKQLDDKDEEINQQSQLVEKLKTQMLDQEELLASTRRDQDNMQAELNRLQAENDASKEEVKEVLQALEELAVNYDQKSQEVEDKTKEYELLSDELNQKSATLASIDAELQKLKEMTNHQKKRAAEMMASLLKDLAEIGIAVGNNDVKQPEGTGMIDEEFTVARLYISKMKSEVKTMVKRCKQLESTQTESNKKMEENEKELAACQLRISQHEAKIKSLTEYLQNVEQKKRQLEESVDSLGEELVQLRAQEKVHEMEKEHLNKVQTANEVKQAVEQQIQSHRETHQKQISSLRDEVEAKEKLITDLQDQNQKMVLEQERLRVEHERLKATDQEKTRKLHELTVMQDRREQARQDLKGLEETVAKELQTLHNLRKLFVQDLATRVKKSAEVDSDDTGGSAAQKQKISFLENNLEQLTKVHKQLVRDNADLRCELPKLEKRLRATAERVKALESALKEAKENASRDRKRYQQEVDRIKEAVRSKNMARRGHSAQIAKPIRPGQHPAASPTHPGAVRGGGSFVQNNQPVGLRGGGGKQS; encoded by the exons ATGGCGGACCCGGCGGAGTGCAATATCAAAGTGATGTGTCGCTTCAGACCTCTCAACGAATCTGAAGTGAACCGCGGCGACAAGTACGTCGCCAAGTTCCAGGGAGAAGACACGGTGATGATCGCG tcTAAGCCTTATGCCTTTGATCGTGTGTTCCAGTCAAGCACATCTCAAGAGCAAGTATACAACGACTGTGCAAAAAAGATTGTTAAAG ATGTTCTTGAGGGCTATAATGGGACAATATTTGCATACGGACAAACATCATCTGGGAAGACCCACACAATGGAG GGTAAACTTCATGATCCAGAAGGCATGGGAATTATTCCAAGAATAGTgcaagatatttttaattatatttactccATGGATGAAAATTTGGAATTTCATATTAAG gtttcatattttgaaatatatttggaTAAGATAAGGGACCTGTTAGATG tttcaaaaaCTAACCTTTCAGTCCATGAAGACAAAAACCGTGTTCCCTATGTAAAG GGGTGCACAGAACGTTTCGTGTGTAGTCCAGATGAAGTTATGGATACCATAGATGAAGGGAAATCCAACAGACACGTAGCAGTTACAA ATATGAATGAACATAGCTCTAGGAGTCACAGTATATTTCTTATTAATGTAAAACAAGAGAATACACAAACGGAACAGAAACTCAGTGGAAAGCTTTATCTGGTTGATTTAGCTGGCAGTGAAAAG GTTAGTAAAACTGGAGCTGAAGGTGCTGTGCTGGATGAAGCTAAGAACATCAACAAGTCACTCTCTGCACTTGGCAACGTCATCTCCGCTTTGGCAGAGGGCAGT ACCTATGTTCCTTACCGAGATAGTAAAATGACCAGAATTCTTCAAGATTCATTAGGTGGCAACTGTAGAACCACTATTGTCATTTGCTGCTCTCCGTCATCATACAATGAGTCTGAGACAAAGTCAACACTCCTCTTTGGTCAAAG GGCCAAAACAATTAAGAACACGGTCTGTGTCAACGTAGAATTAACTGCAGAGCAGTGGAAGAAGAagtatgagaaagaaaaggagaaaaataagactCTACGGAACACCATTCAGTGGCTAGAAAACGAACTCAACCGTTGGCGTAACG GGGAGACAGTACCTGTTGATGAGCAGTTTGACAAAGAGAAAGCTAATTTGGAAGCCTTCACAGCAGATAAAGATATTGCTATTACGAGTGATAAGCCAGCTGCTGCAGTCGGAATGGCTGGTAGTTTTACAGATGCCGAAAGAAGAAAGTGTGAAGAAGAAATTGCTAAATTGTATAAACAACTTGATGACAAG GATGAAGAGAttaaccaacagagtcaactggTGGAGAAGTTGAAGACACAAATGTTAGATCAGGAAGAG CTTCTGGCATCAACCAGAAGGGATCAAGATAATATGCAAGCTGAACTCAATCGCCTCCAAGCAGAAAATGATGCTTCtaaagaagaagtcaaagaagtTTTACAGGCCTTAGAGGAATTGGCTGTTAATTATGATCAGAAGTCTCAGGAAGTTGAAGATAAAACAAAGGAATATGAATTGCTTAGTGATGAATTGAATCAAAAATCT GCAACGTTAGCAAGTATTGATGCTGAGCTTCAGAAGCTGAAGGAAATGACCAACCACCAGAAGAAACGAGCAGCTGAAATGATGGCATCGTTGTTAAAAGACCTTGCAGAAATAGGAATTGCCGTGGGAAATAATGATGTGAAG CAGCCAGAGGGAACTGGTATGATAGATGAAGAGTTTACTGTTGCCAGGCTCTACATTAGCAAAATGAAATCCGAAGTAAAGACCATGGTGAAACGCTGCAAACAGCTGGAAAGCACACAGACTGAGAGCAACAAAAAGatggaagagaatgagaaggagttaGCAGCATGCCAGCTCCGGATATCCCAA CATGAAGCCAAAATCAAGTCACTGACTGAATACCTTCAAAATGTAGAACAAAAGAAGAGACAGCTGGAGGAATCAGTTGATTCCCTCGGTGAAGAACTAGTCCAACTCCGAGCACAAG AGAAAGTCCATGAAATGGAAAAAGAGCACTTGAACAAGGTTCAGACTGCAAATGAAGTCAAG CAAGCTGTTGAACAGCAGATCCAGAGTCACAGAGAAACCCACcaaaaacaaatcagtagttTGAGAGATGAAGTTGAGGCAAAGGAAAAGCTAATCACTGATCTCCAAGA CCAaaaccagaagatggtgttggagCAGGAGCGGCTAAGGGTGGAGCATGAGAGGCTGAAAGCTACAGACCAAGAGAAGACCAGGAAGCTGCATGAGCTCAC GGTTATGCAAGACAGACGAGAACAAGCAAGGCAAGACTTGAAGGGTTTGGAGGAGACCGTG GCAAAAGAACTTCAGACTTTACACAACCTGCGCAAGCTCTTTGTTCAGGACTTGGCTACCAGGGTGAAAAAG AGCGCTGAGGTGGACTCTGACGACACTGGCGGCAGTGCTGCGCAGAAGCAGAAAATCTCCTTCCTTGAAAACAATCTCGAACAGCTCACCAAAGTGCACAAACAG TTGGTTCGTGATAATGCAGATCTGCGCTGTGAGCTTCCTAAGTTAGAGAAACGGCTTAGAGCTACTGCAGAGAGAGTGAAGGCTCTGGAGTCGGCCctgaaggaagccaaagagaatgCATCTCGAGACCGAAAACGCTATCAGCAAGAAGTAGACCGGATAAAGGAAGCAGTCAGGTCAAAGAATATGGCCAGAAGGGGACATTCTGCACAGATTG CAAAACCAATCCGTCCTGGACAGCATCCAGCAGCCTCTCCAACTCACCCAGGTGCAGTTCGTGGAGGAGGCTCATTTGTTCAGAACAACCAGCCAGTGGGGCTTCGAGGTGGCGGAGGCAAGCAGTCGTAA